Proteins found in one Vagococcus carniphilus genomic segment:
- a CDS encoding non-canonical purine NTP pyrophosphatase, which translates to MEIIVGTNNIGKLKEMQDSLSNKSFILISYTNRYGKYIDVEETKLTFKENAKEKAESFSSSLNLPVLADDGGLILDAFPDMLGVKTARFFEKGLTDSEKNEKLLSLMTNETNRKLSLHAALCYQYPNGKTIIVEEKLDAMLNKEEKGNKGYGFDSIIFLPEIGKTLGELPLEKRNEYSPRVRALNKITQLIKEEVTKNND; encoded by the coding sequence ATGGAAATAATTGTAGGGACTAACAATATAGGTAAATTAAAAGAGATGCAAGATAGTCTTTCAAATAAGTCTTTTATTTTAATTTCATATACCAATCGCTATGGAAAATATATAGACGTTGAAGAAACAAAATTAACATTTAAAGAAAATGCCAAAGAAAAAGCAGAATCTTTTTCATCTAGTTTAAATTTACCAGTTTTAGCAGATGATGGAGGATTAATACTGGATGCTTTTCCTGATATGTTAGGCGTTAAGACTGCTCGATTTTTTGAAAAAGGATTAACAGACTCAGAAAAAAATGAAAAATTACTGTCTTTAATGACTAATGAAACCAATAGAAAATTGTCTCTTCATGCAGCTCTTTGTTATCAATATCCTAATGGTAAAACAATAATAGTCGAAGAAAAATTGGATGCAATGCTGAATAAAGAGGAAAAAGGGAATAAAGGATATGGTTTTGACTCCATTATTTTTTTACCAGAAATTGGAAAAACGCTGGGAGAACTGCCTCTTGAAAAGAGAAATGAGTACAGTCCGAGAGTCAGAGCCCTAAATAAAATAACTCAATTGATAAAAGAGGAGGTAACTAAAAATAATGACTAA
- the folP gene encoding dihydropteroate synthase, translating to MTKVKIMGIVNVTPDSFSDGGQFFDAKKAIEHGLSLVEDGADILDIGGQSTRPGYIEVSAEEEVKRIKPVIEGLRQKTNIPISIDTYFPEVAECALSLGANMINDVRGFDIKGMLDVALRYSNSELVIMHSRPRRKELTVEEDLHQFFKEKYEECQKVGIADNRIIFDPGIGFGKTLEENIKILQQPELFRFKEYPLLYGVSRKRTIAHLIEEKRPLERDYASVAASLFSATKGVEIVRVHQVKGMKDSLKVWNQLN from the coding sequence ATGACTAAAGTAAAAATAATGGGAATTGTTAATGTTACACCGGATTCATTTTCTGATGGAGGTCAGTTTTTTGATGCTAAAAAAGCAATTGAGCATGGCCTGTCATTAGTTGAAGATGGGGCAGATATTCTTGATATTGGTGGACAGTCAACAAGACCTGGATATATAGAGGTTTCTGCAGAAGAAGAAGTGAAAAGAATTAAGCCTGTTATAGAAGGATTACGTCAAAAAACGAATATCCCGATATCCATTGATACTTATTTTCCGGAGGTAGCAGAATGTGCTCTTTCTTTAGGTGCTAATATGATCAATGATGTTAGAGGTTTTGATATCAAAGGAATGTTAGATGTTGCTCTTAGATATTCAAATAGTGAATTAGTTATCATGCACTCTAGACCAAGAAGAAAGGAACTAACGGTTGAAGAAGATTTACATCAATTTTTTAAAGAAAAATATGAGGAATGTCAAAAAGTAGGAATTGCAGATAATCGAATTATATTTGATCCAGGTATTGGTTTTGGCAAAACTCTAGAAGAAAATATTAAGATATTACAACAACCAGAATTATTTAGATTTAAAGAATACCCATTGTTGTATGGTGTTTCAAGAAAAAGAACCATTGCTCATCTTATTGAAGAAAAACGTCCTTTAGAAAGAGATTACGCCTCTGTTGCAGCTAGTCTATTTTCTGCTACTAAAGGAGTAGAAATAGTAAGAGTGCATCAAGTTAAAGGAATGAAAGATTCTTTAAAAGTTTGGAATCAATTAAATTAA
- a CDS encoding APC family permease, whose amino-acid sequence MSDSGTHQLKKTLGFTVALTTIIGMVVGSGIFFKPYAIFNATGGAPGLGMLAWVIAGLLSMAGALTAAEIAGMIPKTGGMVTYIHDIYGPKLGFMTGWVDSALYQTGSTAAIAVVFGIQGASLLGFPADNYWPKVLLAIGTTGFLAVMNNFGARTSGIIQNIATVGKLIPLITIIAVSFFKGTGNDVLTPLLGPDLNPGKAFSLALLAALFAFDGWMGVGMIAGEMKNPGKDLPKALILGITAVSLIYIVMNVAYLWVIPADQLMLTETPAADVSKVLFGPRGGQFVSIGILISVFGGLNGYVFTAARSTFTLAQTNRIPFSKTLQKVNKNGVPSNATWFVFIVSSLYCLTGKYDLLTDLSTFMVWNFYILTFYGVIKLRKSHPDAERPYKVPLYPIIPLIAILGGAAVVISTIITQFTYAMAGIGIMLLGLPVYAYYEKKEKKAELNK is encoded by the coding sequence ATGTCTGATAGTGGAACTCATCAGTTAAAGAAAACGTTAGGTTTTACAGTAGCTTTAACAACAATCATTGGGATGGTTGTTGGGTCTGGGATCTTTTTTAAACCGTATGCAATATTTAATGCAACAGGTGGTGCACCTGGTCTAGGAATGTTAGCGTGGGTTATTGCAGGTCTGTTATCTATGGCAGGTGCTTTAACAGCGGCAGAAATTGCAGGTATGATTCCTAAAACAGGTGGGATGGTAACTTACATCCACGACATTTATGGACCAAAACTAGGCTTCATGACTGGTTGGGTGGATTCAGCATTGTATCAAACTGGATCAACAGCAGCAATTGCGGTTGTATTTGGAATTCAAGGTGCAAGTTTATTAGGTTTTCCAGCAGATAACTACTGGCCAAAAGTTTTACTAGCTATTGGAACAACAGGTTTCTTAGCAGTAATGAATAACTTTGGTGCTAGAACAAGTGGTATCATTCAAAATATTGCAACAGTTGGTAAGCTAATCCCATTAATTACCATTATTGCAGTGAGTTTCTTTAAAGGAACAGGTAATGATGTTTTAACTCCGTTACTTGGACCAGATTTGAATCCAGGTAAAGCTTTCTCTCTAGCATTATTAGCAGCATTATTTGCTTTTGATGGTTGGATGGGTGTTGGTATGATTGCTGGAGAAATGAAAAATCCAGGAAAAGACTTACCAAAAGCGCTTATTTTAGGGATTACAGCCGTATCTCTTATCTATATTGTAATGAACGTTGCTTATCTTTGGGTAATTCCAGCAGATCAATTGATGTTAACAGAAACACCAGCAGCTGATGTTTCTAAAGTTTTATTTGGACCTCGAGGTGGTCAGTTTGTTTCTATTGGTATTTTAATTTCAGTGTTCGGGGGACTAAATGGATACGTCTTTACGGCAGCTAGATCAACATTTACTCTTGCTCAAACAAACCGTATTCCATTTAGTAAAACATTACAAAAAGTTAACAAAAATGGTGTTCCATCAAATGCTACTTGGTTTGTATTCATTGTGTCATCATTATATTGTTTAACAGGTAAATATGACTTACTAACTGACTTGTCAACATTCATGGTTTGGAATTTCTATATTTTAACATTCTACGGAGTTATTAAGTTAAGAAAATCTCATCCAGATGCTGAACGTCCTTACAAAGTGCCTTTATACCCTATCATCCCACTTATTGCTATTTTAGGTGGAGCGGCAGTTGTTATTAGTACAATTATTACTCAGTTTACTTATGCAATGGCAGGTATTGGTATTATGTTATTAGGTTTACCAGTTTATGCTTATTATGAGAAAAAAGAAAAAAAGGCAGAATTAAATAAATAA
- the alr gene encoding alanine racemase yields MIPSHTRPSRVVVDLAAVEHNVKEEIKRIDDSKDLFAVVKANGYGHGAVEVGKTAIKAGAKGLCVSNLDEALELRRANIVVPIIVLSYVSLDYVELAIANDITLTATNLDWIKGLDDQLTRPLKVHLKIDSGMGRVGLNNLDEMKLANEILKRNELIDFEGLFTHFAKADSLDTTYVSLQKERFEEAIAIFGPDIKYIHASNSALALWHDAWCSNLVRFGVAMYGMNPSGTEVDEPFELKQALTLETEITHIKELEKGEKVGYGATYETTEKEWIATLPIGYADGLIRKYQGYEVLVDGKKVPIVGRICMDQCMIRLTEKMPVGTKVTIFGKNGELFNSVQSGAEYVETINYEVTCDLTDRLPRVYLNNF; encoded by the coding sequence ATGATTCCAAGTCATACAAGACCAAGTCGTGTAGTAGTAGATTTAGCGGCTGTTGAACATAATGTAAAAGAAGAAATAAAAAGAATAGATGATTCAAAAGATTTATTTGCAGTTGTTAAAGCTAATGGATACGGGCATGGAGCAGTTGAAGTTGGAAAAACAGCTATAAAAGCAGGAGCAAAAGGATTATGTGTTTCCAACTTAGATGAAGCATTAGAATTAAGAAGAGCTAACATTGTTGTTCCAATCATTGTCTTAAGTTATGTCTCACTAGATTACGTTGAATTAGCGATTGCTAATGATATTACATTAACAGCAACTAATTTAGACTGGATTAAAGGACTAGATGATCAACTGACACGTCCTTTAAAAGTTCATTTGAAGATTGATAGTGGTATGGGGCGAGTAGGTTTAAATAATTTAGATGAGATGAAACTTGCTAATGAGATTTTAAAACGTAATGAGTTAATTGATTTTGAAGGATTGTTCACTCATTTTGCCAAAGCTGATTCATTAGATACTACTTATGTGAGCCTTCAAAAAGAAAGATTTGAAGAAGCCATTGCTATATTTGGGCCAGATATTAAGTATATTCACGCTTCAAACTCAGCGTTAGCTCTTTGGCATGATGCTTGGTGTAGTAACTTAGTTAGATTTGGTGTAGCAATGTATGGTATGAATCCTTCAGGAACAGAAGTTGATGAGCCATTTGAACTAAAACAAGCTCTGACATTAGAAACAGAAATCACTCATATCAAGGAACTAGAAAAAGGTGAAAAAGTTGGTTATGGTGCTACTTATGAAACAACGGAAAAGGAATGGATAGCGACTTTACCAATTGGTTATGCAGATGGCTTGATTAGAAAGTATCAGGGTTATGAAGTATTGGTTGACGGTAAGAAAGTTCCAATTGTTGGTCGTATTTGTATGGATCAATGTATGATTCGTCTGACTGAAAAAATGCCTGTGGGAACTAAAGTAACAATATTTGGTAAAAATGGCGAGTTATTTAACTCTGTTCAATCAGGAGCGGAATATGTGGAAACGATTAATTATGAAGTGACTTGTGATTTAACGGACCGTTTACCGAGAGTTTATTTGAATAATTTTTAA
- a CDS encoding amino acid permease, with product MTDKNSKTVDESSNNLKRSMKVHQVVMLGVGGTIGTGLFVGSGYTISKAGPGGTLLAYGFGALIMYLMMMCLGELLVAKPIAGGVQAYATEFIGDSMGFTVGWVKWLSYAITIPTQLVASGIIMKNIFPSVPELVWIILFMVLLFFMNARPAEKYGNINFWFSSIKFILIIVFVIVGLGMILGIGQPEPIGFSNFTSHGGLFPNGLKAVVMTMMISAFAYGGADLFAATASESENPEKDMPVAINSVILGLVISYFVSFIVLLAILPWNQADLAGSPFAYVFQKAGFKSAELVVNIVVLTSALSSCNAFIYSSTRSLWSMGQYKQAPGFVTKVNKNDIPMNALIITMLFALGAVVSSILSPDLVYLFLTSLIGISNMFIYVLYGVCVMKFRKQMSKDNISVDTLKYKTPLYPLIPILLIILSAVVFVGMFFDPTQKSALIAGIPTYSLIFLGAHIYYKNKGKKENK from the coding sequence ATGACGGATAAAAATTCGAAGACGGTTGATGAATCGTCAAACAATCTAAAGCGATCGATGAAAGTCCATCAAGTTGTTATGCTTGGTGTGGGTGGAACGATTGGGACAGGTCTTTTTGTTGGGTCAGGTTACACAATTTCTAAAGCAGGACCAGGAGGCACACTACTTGCTTACGGTTTTGGTGCCTTAATCATGTATTTAATGATGATGTGTTTAGGAGAGTTATTAGTAGCTAAGCCAATTGCAGGTGGTGTTCAAGCCTACGCGACTGAATTTATTGGAGATAGCATGGGATTTACAGTTGGTTGGGTGAAATGGTTATCATACGCAATCACCATACCAACACAGTTAGTTGCTTCTGGTATTATTATGAAAAATATTTTTCCAAGTGTTCCAGAATTAGTCTGGATTATTCTATTCATGGTATTACTTTTCTTCATGAATGCTCGTCCAGCTGAAAAATACGGAAATATCAATTTTTGGTTTAGTAGTATCAAGTTCATTTTAATAATTGTCTTTGTAATCGTTGGTTTAGGAATGATTTTAGGAATTGGACAACCTGAACCGATTGGTTTCTCAAACTTTACAAGTCACGGTGGTCTTTTCCCGAATGGTCTTAAAGCAGTTGTAATGACAATGATGATTTCAGCATTTGCTTATGGTGGGGCTGACCTTTTTGCTGCTACTGCAAGTGAAAGCGAAAACCCAGAAAAAGATATGCCTGTTGCGATTAACTCAGTTATTTTAGGTTTAGTTATTTCTTATTTTGTGAGTTTCATCGTTTTACTTGCAATTTTACCTTGGAACCAAGCTGATTTAGCAGGAAGCCCATTTGCTTACGTTTTCCAAAAAGCAGGTTTCAAATCAGCAGAGCTAGTTGTTAATATTGTTGTTTTAACTTCAGCTTTATCTTCTTGTAATGCGTTTATCTACTCAAGTACAAGATCATTATGGTCAATGGGGCAATACAAACAAGCTCCTGGCTTTGTAACAAAAGTTAACAAAAATGATATTCCGATGAATGCTTTAATTATTACAATGTTATTCGCATTAGGTGCTGTAGTTTCAAGTATTCTTTCTCCCGATTTAGTGTATTTATTCTTAACGTCACTAATCGGAATCAGTAACATGTTTATCTATGTACTATACGGTGTTTGTGTCATGAAATTTAGAAAGCAAATGAGTAAAGATAATATTTCTGTAGACACTTTAAAATATAAAACACCTCTTTACCCATTAATTCCTATTTTACTAATCATCTTATCAGCAGTTGTTTTTGTAGGAATGTTCTTTGATCCAACACAAAAATCAGCTCTTATCGCTGGTATCCCAACTTACTCATTAATCTTCTTAGGCGCTCATATTTATTACAAAAATAAGGGCAAAAAAGAAAATAAATAA
- a CDS encoding M20/M25/M40 family metallo-hydrolase has product MYKTLAEQNDLAKRIEELTIRLTNVISVTETAGEIDVSQEVFDIFMEMDYYKEHPEDVYIQDIPTDRLGRKNVIAILRGKKNNSKKAISLLGHTDTVGISDYGTLVDFCNKPYELTEKMSEIIHTLPTHVQEDMKSEKEDFLFGRGIFDMKSGDAIIIALMEAISKDLENFEGNIIYTAVCDEESNSAGMFAAVPELNRIRNDNDWDILGMIDTDYMTNEYHGDEDKYVYVGAVGKLMPSFFVVGQETHVGESFNGFDPNQMVAELTKKINMNTEYCDIAEGQVTLPPLTLKQRDLKPEYSVQSAKTSTLFFNYATHKSTPDEVLEKMVAVAKECMQTTIDDLNKQYKNFCEMSKIEHKVLPWKEHVITYDELYAKVKEEMGIKLDVIISEFEEEKLKDEKMDERDYSLALVEKVHSLWSDRDPVIVVYFTPPYYPHIFVDGKTEKEQKVLKAVKDAVSETESDYNLVYKNFFPYIADISFAAAPQGEDTINALKHNMPGFGTKYIMPLDDMAELNLPVLDIGPFGKDAHKYTERLETNYSFNITPELVYRTMVNLLSGN; this is encoded by the coding sequence ATGTACAAAACATTAGCAGAACAAAATGATTTAGCAAAAAGAATTGAAGAGTTAACTATTAGGTTAACAAATGTAATTAGTGTGACTGAAACAGCAGGAGAAATTGATGTTAGTCAAGAAGTTTTTGATATCTTTATGGAAATGGATTATTACAAAGAACATCCAGAAGATGTTTACATTCAAGATATTCCAACAGATCGTTTAGGTAGAAAAAATGTGATTGCTATTCTTCGCGGTAAAAAGAATAATAGCAAAAAAGCTATTTCATTATTGGGACACACTGATACTGTAGGAATTTCTGATTACGGTACATTGGTTGATTTTTGTAACAAGCCTTACGAATTGACAGAAAAAATGTCAGAAATCATTCATACATTACCAACTCATGTTCAAGAAGATATGAAGTCAGAAAAAGAAGATTTCTTATTTGGTCGTGGAATCTTTGACATGAAGAGTGGAGATGCCATCATTATCGCTTTAATGGAAGCTATCTCTAAAGATTTAGAAAACTTTGAAGGTAATATTATCTACACAGCAGTTTGTGATGAAGAATCAAACTCAGCAGGTATGTTTGCAGCTGTTCCAGAATTAAATCGTATTCGTAATGATAATGACTGGGATATTTTAGGCATGATCGATACTGACTATATGACAAATGAATACCACGGAGACGAAGACAAATATGTTTACGTTGGAGCGGTTGGTAAATTAATGCCTTCATTCTTTGTTGTTGGACAAGAAACACACGTTGGTGAATCTTTCAACGGATTTGATCCAAACCAAATGGTTGCTGAATTAACTAAGAAAATCAATATGAATACAGAATACTGTGATATTGCAGAAGGTCAAGTAACGTTACCACCATTAACATTAAAACAACGTGATTTAAAACCTGAATATTCTGTACAAAGTGCTAAAACATCAACATTATTCTTCAACTACGCAACTCATAAGAGTACACCAGATGAAGTCTTAGAAAAAATGGTTGCTGTAGCGAAAGAATGTATGCAAACAACAATTGATGATTTAAACAAACAATATAAAAACTTCTGTGAAATGTCTAAAATTGAGCACAAAGTTTTACCATGGAAAGAACATGTTATTACTTATGATGAATTATATGCAAAAGTTAAAGAAGAAATGGGTATTAAATTAGACGTTATCATTAGTGAATTTGAAGAAGAGAAATTAAAAGATGAAAAAATGGATGAAAGAGATTATTCATTAGCTTTAGTTGAAAAAGTACATAGTCTATGGTCTGATCGTGATCCTGTAATCGTTGTTTACTTCACACCACCTTACTACCCACACATCTTTGTAGATGGAAAAACTGAAAAAGAACAAAAAGTTCTTAAAGCAGTTAAAGATGCAGTAAGTGAAACAGAAAGTGATTACAATTTAGTTTACAAAAACTTCTTCCCATATATTGCAGATATTAGTTTTGCAGCAGCACCTCAAGGAGAAGATACAATTAATGCATTGAAACATAATATGCCTGGATTTGGAACAAAATACATTATGCCTTTAGATGATATGGCTGAGTTGAACTTACCTGTATTAGACATTGGACCATTTGGTAAAGATGCTCACAAATACACAGAACGTTTAGAAACAAATTATTCATTCAATATCACACCAGAATTAGTTTACCGCACAATGGTTAATTTACTTTCTGGCAACTAA
- the orr gene encoding ornithine racemase Orr — MKNPRIVVDLNKLKENIDFLTSHIKDHQDISVTAITKSFSAHPEIIELYDNCEGIDYLGDSRIENFIKNESASKEKVLVRIPMMTEVEEVVKYVDISFNSEIEVIKKLNEEAKKQGKTHKILLMVDLGDLREGIFEEEDVYTVVGQICELDNIELVGLGVNLTCYGAVIPTENILQTLVDYKNQIEERFDVTLSMISGGNSSSIYMLGQDTKENLPKGVTNLRIGEAFVLGRETAYGKDYKEMHQDVFTLTTEIVEYKTKPSYPIGEVGVDAFGNKPTFVDKGLMKRGIVGIGKQDVDDTAIVPVDSRLEIIGSSSDHLIIDFTKASDDYKVGDEVSFHIDYGSLLSCFTSEYVKKDFIK; from the coding sequence ATGAAAAATCCGAGAATTGTTGTTGATTTGAACAAGCTGAAAGAAAATATTGATTTTTTAACCTCTCACATAAAAGATCATCAAGATATTTCAGTAACAGCAATCACTAAATCTTTTTCTGCTCACCCAGAGATTATCGAGCTTTACGACAATTGTGAGGGCATCGATTACCTTGGGGATTCACGAATTGAAAACTTTATTAAAAATGAATCCGCTTCAAAGGAAAAAGTTCTGGTGAGAATACCGATGATGACAGAAGTTGAAGAAGTTGTGAAATATGTAGATATCAGCTTTAACTCTGAAATCGAAGTAATCAAGAAATTAAATGAAGAAGCGAAAAAACAAGGTAAAACGCATAAAATTCTTTTAATGGTCGATCTTGGTGACTTACGTGAAGGTATCTTTGAAGAAGAAGATGTGTACACAGTAGTCGGTCAAATCTGCGAGCTAGATAATATCGAACTGGTGGGATTAGGTGTTAACTTAACTTGTTATGGTGCCGTTATTCCTACAGAGAATATCTTGCAAACATTAGTAGATTACAAGAATCAAATTGAAGAACGCTTTGATGTTACTTTATCAATGATTTCAGGAGGTAACTCAAGTTCAATTTATATGTTAGGACAAGATACAAAAGAAAATCTACCAAAGGGTGTTACTAACCTAAGAATCGGAGAAGCTTTTGTACTTGGAAGAGAAACCGCTTACGGTAAAGATTATAAAGAAATGCATCAAGATGTCTTTACATTAACAACAGAGATTGTTGAGTATAAAACAAAACCTTCTTATCCAATTGGAGAAGTTGGGGTAGATGCTTTTGGTAACAAGCCAACTTTTGTTGATAAAGGATTAATGAAACGTGGGATTGTAGGAATTGGAAAACAAGATGTAGATGATACAGCAATTGTTCCAGTTGATTCACGTCTTGAAATCATTGGTTCAAGTTCAGATCATTTAATTATTGATTTTACAAAAGCTAGTGACGATTACAAAGTGGGCGATGAAGTTTCATTCCATATTGATTATGGTTCATTACTAAGTTGCTTCACAAGTGAATATGTTAAAAAAGATTTTATTAAATAA
- the ord gene encoding 2,4-diaminopentanoate dehydrogenase, with protein sequence MQNVKVIIWGMGAMGSGMARMLMTKKGVDIVGAIDIGDKIGKPIFDHLGETFEGKENIKIGTVEEYITEKRADVVLLCTDSFTAKAFDKIKLIVENKMNVVTSAEEMAFPRAQSPELADKIDALAKENGVSVLGTGINPGLIMDVLVLVMTGACTDIKKITSRRVNSLSPFGAAVMEEQGIGISVEEFEKGKKEGTLAGHVGFPESISLMSTALGLDLDEIVQDMEPIVTDVDRVAPHGEAKAGSIAGVAMKAWGKKDGETVIEMDHPQQIEPEQVGVNTGDYVIIDGNPAINVVNSPEVEGGVGTIAMCVNMIPQTINARPGLVTMIDLPIPHAILGDFRDQVHPEAKIVK encoded by the coding sequence ATGCAAAACGTAAAAGTAATTATCTGGGGAATGGGAGCTATGGGCTCTGGAATGGCACGTATGTTAATGACTAAAAAGGGTGTTGATATTGTTGGAGCAATTGATATTGGCGACAAAATCGGCAAACCAATTTTTGACCACCTAGGTGAAACGTTTGAAGGAAAAGAAAACATCAAGATCGGTACTGTTGAAGAATATATCACAGAAAAAAGAGCTGACGTTGTTTTATTATGTACAGACTCATTTACAGCAAAAGCTTTCGATAAAATTAAATTAATCGTTGAAAACAAAATGAACGTTGTAACAAGTGCTGAAGAAATGGCTTTCCCTCGTGCGCAAAGTCCTGAATTAGCAGATAAAATTGACGCATTAGCTAAAGAAAATGGCGTTTCTGTTTTAGGAACTGGTATCAACCCAGGATTAATCATGGACGTATTAGTATTAGTAATGACTGGAGCTTGCACAGACATTAAGAAAATTACTTCTCGCCGTGTAAACTCTTTATCTCCATTTGGAGCAGCAGTTATGGAAGAACAAGGAATCGGAATTTCTGTTGAAGAATTCGAAAAAGGTAAAAAAGAAGGTACTTTAGCTGGACACGTTGGATTCCCAGAATCAATTTCATTAATGTCAACAGCTTTAGGATTAGATTTAGACGAAATCGTTCAAGATATGGAACCAATCGTAACTGACGTTGATCGTGTTGCTCCTCATGGCGAAGCAAAAGCTGGCTCAATTGCTGGTGTTGCAATGAAAGCTTGGGGTAAAAAAGACGGCGAAACTGTTATCGAAATGGATCACCCACAACAAATTGAACCAGAACAAGTTGGTGTTAACACTGGAGATTATGTAATCATCGATGGAAATCCAGCAATCAACGTTGTTAACTCTCCAGAAGTTGAAGGTGGAGTAGGAACAATTGCTATGTGTGTAAACATGATTCCACAAACAATTAACGCACGTCCAGGATTAGTGACTATGATTGATTTACCAATCCCACATGCTATCTTAGGTGATTTCAGAGATCAAGTTCACCCAGAAGCTAAGATCGTAAAATAA
- the ortA gene encoding 2-amino-4-oxopentanoate thiolase subunit OrtA, whose protein sequence is MIKKNEWVQVHSIVLTKEERAPQVPEDTKNVPLEMWVKGYLTEDAEMGDVVTVKTVTGRLVEGKLVQVNPTFRHSFGEFVPEILEIDRTVRQELFGGDY, encoded by the coding sequence ATGATTAAGAAAAATGAATGGGTACAAGTACACTCAATCGTTCTTACAAAAGAAGAAAGAGCGCCACAAGTCCCTGAAGATACAAAAAATGTTCCACTAGAAATGTGGGTTAAAGGTTACTTAACTGAAGATGCTGAAATGGGAGACGTTGTCACTGTGAAAACAGTGACAGGTCGCCTAGTTGAAGGGAAACTTGTTCAAGTGAATCCAACATTTAGACATAGTTTTGGTGAATTTGTACCAGAAATTTTAGAAATTGACCGTACTGTGCGACAAGAACTTTTTGGAGGTGATTATTAA